A stretch of DNA from bacterium:
CCGCGCAGCATCGACCCGCCCCTGATCGCGATCGCCGCCGAGCCGCCCCCGCCGGGCGCGCCGCCGCCCCGCGCGCAGTCTCCGGCCCTGCTCTTCGTGCCGGGCTTGCTCTTCATGGCCCTGCTCTTCATGGCCCAGGGCATCGCCCGCGAGTTCTGGGACGAGCTCGAGCAGCGAACCCTGCACCGCAGCCTGATGACGCCAGGCGGCGCCGCGCCCTTCCTGCTCGGCAAGCTCGTCACCGGCGCCCTGCTGATGCTCGCCGTCGTCGCGATCGCGCTCGCGCTCGGGCTCGCGGCCTACGATCTGCCCGGCGCCGTCTACTTGCCGGCGCTCGTCTGGGCGACCCTTGCCGGCGTTGCTTTCCTCGCGCTCTTCTCCCTGCTCACGCTGGCGATGCCCAGCGCGCGCGCCGCCAACATGATCGGCATGGGCCTGCTCTTCCCCCTGATGATGATCGGCGGCAGCTTCTTCCCGCTCGAGGCGATGCCGCGCTGGATGGCCGCCATCGGCGCGCTCACGCCGAACGGCTGGGCCCTGCAGCGGCTGAAGGGAATCCTCAGCGGGGAACTGGCCGCGATTCCCTTCGCCGTTGGCCTGGCCGCCATGCTCGCGGTCACGGCCGCGCTCACGGCTCTGAACACCCAGCGCCTGCGCTCGCGCTTCGGAAAGGGCTAGACATGCTGCGCCAGGCGCTCTACGTGGCCCGCAAGGACATCAAGTTCATCTTCCGGG
This window harbors:
- a CDS encoding ABC transporter permease → PRSIDPPLIAIAAEPPPPGAPPPRAQSPALLFVPGLLFMALLFMAQGIAREFWDELEQRTLHRSLMTPGGAAPFLLGKLVTGALLMLAVVAIALALGLAAYDLPGAVYLPALVWATLAGVAFLALFSLLTLAMPSARAANMIGMGLLFPLMMIGGSFFPLEAMPRWMAAIGALTPNGWALQRLKGILSGELAAIPFAVGLAAMLAVTAALTALNTQRLRSRFGKG